From a region of the Daphnia magna isolate NIES linkage group LG1, ASM2063170v1.1, whole genome shotgun sequence genome:
- the LOC116930278 gene encoding LOW QUALITY PROTEIN: cytosolic carboxypeptidase 4 (The sequence of the model RefSeq protein was modified relative to this genomic sequence to represent the inferred CDS: deleted 1 base in 1 codon) encodes MVEEDFEQILREWNSIAENIPEEIFATLISRTKNLLSCFQDAKGLRQFLERLYNSIAFPGLANLLKITRNNLIRGDILYIIQAIFEVLLATKKDTPLLSVVSPALLLLWPILIELAFEFGFSVLTEHRFLALDILNHIFKNKTNALTVCQRQTFEANQLVLDVLKLLESKGGNRKLTLKQHKCAASILSSISRHKEGRQLIIEAKVVERLHAFLLTIQNEKNRDTIIQKIGQTILRCVPLHDLLVARCTYSALSYVPFGSSALSGDATSSDSSEESEEEEETGKGSLTDSRTCSFTNGTKKKSKKFHPPTNPYRSAEELEQYRQHFDPIGEQDDKDELANASQSMESGWTRQQIYEFVARRTKSIHGFRLIPCPDWINAVGSLVEEPFFIKDRTVCRSKLFKSLNLVLNPNSYRPVVVYDLDSQLLEAEQTRSIRMEDLETISKHHIDKPDAPLEFESRFESGNLRRAMQVGKQEYDLILNPDVNSCGRQQWFYFRISGEGVCPSNTYTFNIINLEKQRTLFNQGMQPVIFSVKRYLASGNPLWERSGTSICYYRNGFRQTVADQSYWSLSFTLRFPYDNDVVYIAYHYPYTYSQLMTDILTWQRSIFPHKDDRLRVTTLCRSPCGNPVPLLLIDFKGDAKSSCVFMSRVHPGESNSSWVMRGLIISALQNVVDSEQAHPLVILPMLNVDGTVHGCSRTELSNEDLNRRWLMPDLYRHPTIYHAKGLLEFMCRILDAKPVLLCDMHGHSRRFNAFVYGCKASQSWCPDDWSQMNGQGDHSAMEQKNDERDNDVAISIPVFVRLLQSELPLFDADQCSFEVEKSRETTARIVGWRHLGISNIYTLECSLAGSNQHPPQGPKHFNTNGYLQVGQALMKVTSTID; translated from the exons ATGGTGGAAGAAGACTTTGAGCAAATCCTTCGTGAATGGAATTCGATTGCGGAAAACATACCAGAAGAGATTTTTGCAACATTGATTAGTCGAACCAAGAATCTTCTTAGCTGCTTTCAAG ATGCAAAGGGGTTGCGGCAGTTCTTAGAAAGGCTATATAATTCGATAGCCTTCCCAGGATTGGCGAATCTTCTGAAG ATAACAAGAAATAATCTAATACGGGGCGATATATTATACATTATCCAAGCAATTTTTGAAGTCCTTTTGGCTACTAAAAAAG ATACGCCACTTTTGAGTGTGGTGAGCCCTGCGTTACTACTATTATGGCCTATACTAATCGAATTGGCATTCGAATTTGGGTTTTCCGTACTAACAGAACACCGCTTTTTAGCTTTGGACATTCTAaatcacatttttaaaaata AGACAAATGCATTGACTGTTTGCCAACGCCAAACGTTCGAAGCAAACCAGCTAGTCCTCGACGTTCTAAAGTTGCTCGAGTCAAAGGGTGGTAACCGAAAGCTGACACTGAAACAGCACAAATGTGCTGCGTCCATCTTATCGAGCATTTCCCGGCACA AAGAAGGACGCCAACTAATTATCGAAGCCAAAGTCGTAGAACGCTTGCACGCTTTCTTGCTCACgatacaaaatgaaaaaaatcgTGATACCATCATCCAAAAAATTGGGCAGACTATTCTTAGATGTGTTCCACTTCATGATCTACTTGTAGCACGATGCACATACTCTGCGCTCAGTTACGTGCCCTTTGGATCTTCCGCATTGTCAG GCGATGCCACGTCTTCGGACTCGAGtgaagaaagcgaagaagaggaagagacAGGAAAAGGTTCACTTACAGATTCTCGTACGTGTTCCTTCACCAATGGCACAAAAAAGAAGTCGAAGAAATTCCATCCACCAACGAATCCATACCGAAGTGCCGAAGAGCTGGAACAATATCGGCAGCATTTCGATCCTATAGGAGAGCAAGACGATAAAGATGAGTTAGCAAATGCGTCTCAGTCGATGGAGTCAGGCTGGACCCGCCAGCAAATTTATGAATTTGTTGCTCGTCGAACCAAATCTATCCATGGTTTTCGTCTTATTCCGTGTCCCGATTGGATTAATGCAGTTGGAAGCTTAGTTGAAGAGCCCTTCTTTATAAAAGATCGCACTGTATGCAG GAGTAAGTTATTCAAATCATTAAACTTGGTTCTAAATCCAAACTCGTATCGGCCGGTAGTCGTTTACGACCTTGACTCCCAGTTATTGGAAGCAGAGCAAACTCGCTCAATCCGCATGGAAGATCTTGAAACAATATCAAAACATCACATTGACAAGCCTGACGCCCCG CTGGAATTTGAATCGCGCTTTGAAAGTGGTAACCTCCGTCGTGCTATGCAG GTTGGAAAACAGGAGTATGATTTGATATTGAATCCAGACGTCAATTCATGTGGTCGTCAACAGTGGTTCTACTTTCGAATTTCTGGTGAAGGCGTATGTCCATCCAACACATACACTTTCAACATTATCAATTTGGAGAAGCAACGAACACTGTTTAATCAAG GCATGCAACCCGTGATATTCTCTGTGAAGCGTTACTTGGCGTCCGGCAATCCACTTTGGGAGCGCAGTGGCACGTCTATTTGTTATTATCGCAACGGCTTCCGACAAACTGTTGCCGATCAGTCTTATTGGAGCCTTTCATTCAC CCTTCGGTTCCCATACGATAACGACGTCGTATATATTGCCTATCACTATCCGTACACCTACAGCCAACTAATG ACAGATATCCTTACTTGGCAAAGAAGTATTTTTCCTCATAAAGATGATCGTTTACGCGTGACTACTCTTTGCCGCTCTCCCTGTGGAAACCCTGTCCCTTTGTTACTCATAGACTTCAAAGGAGATGCAAAG TCCTCTTGCGTTTTTATGTCTCGAGTCCATCCTGGTGAATCGAACTCCTCGTGGGTAATGAGAGGCCTCATCATCTCAGCTCTGCAGAATGTGGTTGACTCCGAGCAAGCGCATCCTCTTGTGATCCTGCCGATGTTGAATGTCGACGGGACGGTGCATGGATG TAGTCGGACTGAGTTAAGTAACGAGGATTTAAACCGACGTTGGCTAATGCCCGA TTTGTATCGCCATCCAACGATTTACCACGCCAAG GGTTTACTCGAGTTCATGTGCCGGATCCTTGATGCCAAGCCAGTCTTGCTTTGTGATATGCACGGTCATTCCCGTCGCTTCAATGCTTTTGTCTATGGATGTAAAGCCTCACAGAGTTGGTGCCCGGACGATTGGTCACAGATGAATGGCCAAGGTGACCATTCTGCCATGGAGCAGAAGAACGATGAACGTGACAATGATGTCGCCATTTCCATAccg GTTTTCGTGCGACTTCTGCAATCGGAATTGCCTCTGTTCGATGCAGACCAGTGTTCCTTTGAAGTTGAAAAGAGTCGTGAAACTACCGCCAGAATTGTCGGATGGCGTCATCTAGGCATCAGCAACATCTACACTTTGGAGTGCAGTCTGGCTGGGTCTAACCAACACCCTCCACAG GGTCCCAAGCACTTCAACACAAACGGCTACCTGCAAGTGGGGCAAGCACTTATGAAAGTAACTAGCACAATAGATTAA
- the LOC116930403 gene encoding uncharacterized protein LOC116930403, with protein MARISCCIFFLSFFAAITAGQRISTAKIGDNRYFISWQNPYAPRLNFHLAYQYCRTIAMELISLESAEEAQQLADYLRPGSSAADFWTSGNTLGTSTWLWLSNGSPFNGTFNYWPNGLEPSRSTDSNCLLVTDQTQTWRAENCAQNNHFICEQTRCYFYNFNPFAALSTTPTGHTAR; from the exons ATGGCAAGGATTTCATGTTGCatctttttcttgtctttttttgcaGCAATAACAG CCGGTCAACGTATTTCCACCGCGAAAATCGGCGACAACAGATATTTCATCTCTTGGCAGAATCCTTACGCCCCCCGCCTTAATTTTCATTTGGCTTACCA GTACTGTCGAACGATTGCGATGGAACTTATTAGCTTGGAATCTGCCGAGGAAGCCCAGCAGTTAGCCGATTATCTTCGCCCAG GATCATCGGCAGCTGATTTTTGGACATCGGGAAATACATTGGGAACTAGCACTTGGCTCTGGCTGAGTAACGGATCTCCATTTAACGGAACTTTTAACTACTGGCCCAACGGATTAGAACCTAGCCG ATCAACGGATTCCAACTGTCTACTGGTAACCGACCAAACGCAAACTTGGCGAGCCGAGAACTGTGCCCAGAATAACCATTTCATTTGTGAGCAAACGCGCTGTTACTTCTACAATTTCAATCCCTTCGCCGCGTTATCTACGACGCCTACGGGTCACACAGCTCGATAA
- the LOC116930350 gene encoding putative RNA-binding protein Luc7-like 1 isoform X2 — protein MSAKDQMRAMLDQLMGTTRDGESSRYNVKFSDPKVCKSFLLGCCPHEILASTYHITPRVALLLINKKDQWLEFLSLVNKFTVGKTTQNGYSVRAIPTQVKKGGWRMDIGECVNIHDLALRADYEKASETKDYGYQVDAMDHLTTFVGECDRKTEAAKKRLAETQEELSAEVAAKAQKVHLLAEQIGQKLAKAEQLGAEGFVDESMKMMEEVEEFRKKKAAAEQEYRNAMPASSYQQQKLRVCEVCSAYLGIHDNDRRLADHFGGKLHLGFIKIREKLAELQVKVEERRRQRHIQPVAEDREKQRERQREREREDRERERERERERDRRRERRRSRDRSPERPRDRRNDGRNRPRSPVSRNHRQRSSSRDSGIHPENY, from the exons ATGTCTGCCAAAGACCAGATGAGAGCTATGTTAGATCAATTAATGGGAACGACGAGGGATG GCGAGAGTTCTCGATACAACGTTAAGTTTTCTGATCCTAAGGTCTGCAAGAGTTTTCTACTTGGATGCTGTCCTCATGAGATCCTTGCCTCAACT TACCACATTACACCTCGAGTTGCC CTACTTTTAATCAACAAAAAAGATCAATGGCTAGAATTCCTGTCCCTAGTAAACAAATTCACTGTTGgtaaaacaacacaaaatggCTATAGTGTCCGTGCCATTCCAACACAAGTGAAAAAGGGCGGTTGG CGGATGGACATAGGAGAATGCGTGAACATTCACGATTTGGCTCTGCGAGCGGACTACGAAAAGGCCAGCGAAACCAAGGATTATGGCTATCAAGTTGAT gcGATGGATCATTTGACTACTTTTGTCGGTGAATGTGACCGGAAGACGGAAGCAGCCAAAAAGCGGTTGGCTGAAACCCAAGAAGAACTGTCGGCTGAAGTGGCCGCCAAAGCGCAAAAG GTTCATCTTTTAGCAGAACAGATCGGCCAAAAGTTGGCAAAAGCGGAACAGTTGGGGGCTGAAGGGTTCGTGGATGAATCCATGAAAATGATGGAAGAG GTCGAGGAATTTCGCAAGAAAAAGGCCGCAGCTGAGCAAGAATACCGGAATGCTATGCCAGCCTCTTCTTATCAACAACAGAAACTGCGTGTCTGCGAAGTTTGTTCGGCCTACCTTGGCATACATGACAACGATCGTCGTCTGGCAGATCACTTTGGTGGCAAACTTCATCTCGGCTTTATTAAAATCCGTGAGAAGTTGGCCGAACTTCAG GTTAAAGTGGAAGAGAGACGTCGTCAACGTCACATTCAGCCTGTAGCTGAAGACAGAGAGAAACAAAGGGAACGTCAGCGTGAGCGTGAGAGGGAAGATCGTGAAAGAGAGCGCGAAAGGGAAAGGGAACGAGACCGACGGAGAGAGAGGCGTCGTTCACGTGATAGGTCACCGGAACGACCCCGTGACAGACGCAATGATGGTAGGAACCGTCCTCGTTCTCCTGTCTCACGCAACCACCGTCAACGCTCTTCCTCACGAGATTCGGGCATTCATCcagaaaattattaa
- the LOC116930350 gene encoding putative RNA-binding protein Luc7-like 1 isoform X1: MSAKDQMRAMLDQLMGTTRDGESSRYNVKFSDPKVCKSFLLGCCPHEILASTRMDIGECVNIHDLALRADYEKASETKDYGYQVDAMDHLTTFVGECDRKTEAAKKRLAETQEELSAEVAAKAQKVHLLAEQIGQKLAKAEQLGAEGFVDESMKMMEEVEEFRKKKAAAEQEYRNAMPASSYQQQKLRVCEVCSAYLGIHDNDRRLADHFGGKLHLGFIKIREKLAELQVKVEERRRQRHIQPVAEDREKQRERQREREREDRERERERERERDRRRERRRSRDRSPERPRDRRNDGRNRPRSPVSRNHRQRSSSRDSGIHPENY, encoded by the exons ATGTCTGCCAAAGACCAGATGAGAGCTATGTTAGATCAATTAATGGGAACGACGAGGGATG GCGAGAGTTCTCGATACAACGTTAAGTTTTCTGATCCTAAGGTCTGCAAGAGTTTTCTACTTGGATGCTGTCCTCATGAGATCCTTGCCTCAACT CGGATGGACATAGGAGAATGCGTGAACATTCACGATTTGGCTCTGCGAGCGGACTACGAAAAGGCCAGCGAAACCAAGGATTATGGCTATCAAGTTGAT gcGATGGATCATTTGACTACTTTTGTCGGTGAATGTGACCGGAAGACGGAAGCAGCCAAAAAGCGGTTGGCTGAAACCCAAGAAGAACTGTCGGCTGAAGTGGCCGCCAAAGCGCAAAAG GTTCATCTTTTAGCAGAACAGATCGGCCAAAAGTTGGCAAAAGCGGAACAGTTGGGGGCTGAAGGGTTCGTGGATGAATCCATGAAAATGATGGAAGAG GTCGAGGAATTTCGCAAGAAAAAGGCCGCAGCTGAGCAAGAATACCGGAATGCTATGCCAGCCTCTTCTTATCAACAACAGAAACTGCGTGTCTGCGAAGTTTGTTCGGCCTACCTTGGCATACATGACAACGATCGTCGTCTGGCAGATCACTTTGGTGGCAAACTTCATCTCGGCTTTATTAAAATCCGTGAGAAGTTGGCCGAACTTCAG GTTAAAGTGGAAGAGAGACGTCGTCAACGTCACATTCAGCCTGTAGCTGAAGACAGAGAGAAACAAAGGGAACGTCAGCGTGAGCGTGAGAGGGAAGATCGTGAAAGAGAGCGCGAAAGGGAAAGGGAACGAGACCGACGGAGAGAGAGGCGTCGTTCACGTGATAGGTCACCGGAACGACCCCGTGACAGACGCAATGATGGTAGGAACCGTCCTCGTTCTCCTGTCTCACGCAACCACCGTCAACGCTCTTCCTCACGAGATTCGGGCATTCATCcagaaaattattaa